A region of Staphylococcus sp. IVB6181 DNA encodes the following proteins:
- a CDS encoding inositol monophosphatase family protein — MNQQQLLELDQAIRHWLKGLDDIIPNLIADMHTETKLNKFDLVTNVDRMIQDQFEAFINEHYPDHQLFGEEKNNDLVDAKHGDVWVMDPIDGTANLVKQKTDYCIILSYFSEGEPLLAYIYDYPHHTLYKAIKGEGAFENEVRMPKVAPLHINDAILSYNLYVINEQTQADLKNAAFSYRLIGSCGLDSLRVMKGQFGAHINTNAKPWDISAQFLFSEELGLKMTNLKNEPIDFALGGPFIISNFGCHEAVLEILNRDGGYEVNKNS, encoded by the coding sequence TTGAATCAACAGCAACTATTAGAATTAGATCAAGCAATCAGACATTGGTTAAAAGGTTTAGATGACATTATTCCGAATTTAATTGCAGATATGCATACAGAGACTAAATTAAATAAATTCGACTTAGTGACGAATGTCGATCGAATGATACAAGATCAGTTTGAAGCATTTATTAATGAACATTATCCTGACCATCAGTTATTCGGCGAAGAAAAGAACAATGATTTAGTCGATGCGAAACACGGTGATGTATGGGTCATGGATCCTATTGACGGTACAGCGAATCTTGTAAAACAAAAGACAGATTACTGCATTATTTTAAGCTACTTCTCTGAAGGAGAACCGCTGCTTGCTTATATTTATGATTATCCGCATCACACATTATATAAAGCAATCAAAGGCGAAGGGGCTTTTGAAAATGAAGTCAGAATGCCGAAAGTTGCGCCGCTCCATATTAATGATGCGATATTGTCTTATAATTTATATGTTATTAATGAACAGACACAAGCAGATTTGAAAAATGCGGCATTCAGTTATCGTTTAATCGGTTCTTGCGGACTGGATTCTTTACGTGTAATGAAAGGTCAATTCGGAGCACATATCAATACCAATGCAAAGCCATGGGATATTTCAGCACAGTTCTTATTTTCTGAAGAGTTAGGTTTGAAGATGACGAATTTGAAAAATGAACCTATCGATTTTGCGCTTGGCGGACCATTTATCATCAGCAATTTCGGCTGCCACGAAGCTGTCCTTGAAATTTTAAACCGCGACGGCGGTTATGAAGTCAATAAAAATTCATAA
- a CDS encoding LCP family protein — MKRADKSGRKMGLVPKILLWAFGILVLLALIAAIYLAVKIFAVGGKIHNPLDRDKSELRKEKVDLNRGDPFTIALFGVDSNAQRKSEGDGQRSDSIMVLSINPDKKTTEIVSIPRDTQAEIVGHGSTEKINHAYAYGGPNMAVKSLEKLLDVPIDHYATVDMDGIKGMVDAIGGVDVVSNATFSFDGNHFVKGEKTHLNGDQALAFIRSRKEEGAGGDFGRQERQQLVLRGIADELTSVKSLTNFNGVTDQIEQNVKTDLSLGELNTIRSKYKKANENVNRLQLEGSGGIQNDGLYYYVPDESSLNNVSNALRENLDL, encoded by the coding sequence GTGAAAAGAGCAGATAAATCTGGTCGCAAAATGGGGCTGGTGCCTAAAATTTTGTTATGGGCATTTGGTATTTTAGTCCTGCTTGCATTAATCGCTGCAATTTATTTAGCGGTTAAAATTTTTGCGGTAGGCGGCAAGATTCATAATCCGTTAGACAGAGATAAATCCGAATTAAGAAAAGAAAAAGTTGATCTAAATAGAGGCGACCCGTTCACGATTGCCTTATTCGGTGTAGACAGCAATGCTCAGCGTAAGAGTGAAGGAGACGGTCAGCGTTCAGACTCTATTATGGTGTTATCGATCAACCCTGATAAAAAGACAACTGAAATTGTCAGTATCCCGCGTGATACACAAGCTGAAATTGTAGGACACGGTTCAACAGAAAAAATCAACCATGCTTATGCTTACGGCGGACCGAACATGGCAGTCAAATCATTAGAGAAATTGTTAGATGTACCGATTGATCATTATGCGACAGTTGATATGGATGGCATTAAAGGCATGGTGGATGCTATCGGAGGCGTAGATGTTGTCAGCAACGCAACATTCAGCTTTGACGGCAATCATTTTGTTAAAGGCGAGAAAACGCACTTGAACGGCGACCAAGCACTGGCATTTATCCGTTCTCGTAAAGAAGAAGGCGCAGGAGGCGACTTCGGCCGTCAAGAGCGTCAGCAATTAGTCTTGCGCGGTATCGCGGATGAGTTGACAAGTGTTAAATCACTGACAAACTTTAATGGTGTGACAGATCAAATCGAACAGAATGTAAAAACAGACTTATCTTTAGGCGAGTTGAATACAATCCGTTCTAAATATAAAAAAGCGAATGAAAACGTAAACCGTCTTCAATTAGAAGGCAGCGGCGGTATTCAAAATGATGGACTCTATTATTACGTTCCAGATGAATCATCATTAAATAATGTATCGAATGCATTAAGGGAAAACCTGGATTTATAA
- the fdhF gene encoding formate dehydrogenase subunit alpha — protein MQDHLVLTLDGKDYLVEPGTNLLQFIKSRDTFVPSICYNESLGPIETCDTCAVEIDGKIERACGTTIDRPMVVNTTNSDVKASQKEALDRILEKHVLYCTVCDYNNGDCEIHNTMDEFGVQEQSYEYKDKGYEKDFGPFYRYDPSQCILCGRCVEVCQDVQVNETLSIDWEREQPRVIWDNDVSINESSCVSCGQCATVCPCNAMMENHMVGEAGYMSDTEPGTLADMIDLTKKAEPGYGPLFAISDSEAAMREERIEKTKTVCTYCGVGCSFDVWTKDREILKVQPQHDSPANRISSCVKGKFGWDYVNSEERLTKPLVRKGDEFVEVEWEEALNVISENFLRIKEEQGADALSFIASSKGTIEESYLMQKLSRQLGTNNVDNCSRYCQAPATKGLFRTVGHGGDSGSADDLMIAKMVVLVGTNTAEAHPVIASKIKRGHKLYGNKLHVFDIRKHEMAERADKFYQPKPGTDLVWMAAVTKYIIDNDLQDQAFIDEWVDNFDEYYKSLAPFTMEFAEEATGIPKEDLIHFAHEMVDSESVSIAWAMGVTQQDIGSDTSTAISNLLLATGNYRRPGTGAYPLRGHNNVQGCSDAGSMPDKFPGYQDVTDDEIRAKFEKAWGVEIPAHVGRDNHQMMDGIHKGEIDAMYIYGEDTGIVDSNINYVQAALEKVGFLVVQDAFLTQTARFANVVLPAAPSLEKDGTFANTERRIQRLYKAIEPLGDSKPDWEIIQLIANKVGLDWNYTHPSEIMDEMASLTPLFAGVNYERLEGYKSLQWPVHEDGTDEPTLYLNGFNFPNKRAKFYPLTFDNFFKQDEEYDIHVNNGRILEHFHEGNMTYQVPGIKYKVPNVYVEISPELAEDRGIHEGAEVKLISSTGEIQLVVHVTDRVKGKEIYIPMNNNADEDGTAGAVNMLTNSDVDKDTDTPSYKRTSARMEVITRRGKSPLNPANFRVDTKRNPQYSVQVQKKWERPDYVFPGNQVRHDG, from the coding sequence ATGCAAGACCATCTTGTCCTTACATTAGACGGGAAAGACTATCTTGTGGAACCAGGTACGAATCTTCTCCAGTTCATCAAATCTAGAGATACATTTGTGCCGTCAATCTGTTATAACGAATCGTTAGGGCCGATTGAAACTTGTGACACATGTGCGGTAGAAATCGATGGTAAAATCGAACGCGCATGCGGAACAACAATTGATCGACCAATGGTCGTTAACACGACAAACAGCGATGTGAAAGCATCTCAAAAGGAAGCTTTAGATCGCATTTTAGAAAAACACGTACTTTATTGTACAGTGTGCGACTACAACAACGGTGACTGCGAAATCCATAATACTATGGATGAATTCGGTGTTCAGGAACAATCATATGAATATAAAGACAAAGGTTATGAGAAAGACTTCGGTCCTTTCTACCGTTATGACCCAAGTCAATGTATTCTATGCGGCCGTTGCGTAGAAGTTTGTCAAGATGTACAAGTCAACGAAACGCTATCTATCGACTGGGAACGTGAACAACCACGTGTTATCTGGGATAACGACGTATCTATCAACGAATCATCATGTGTATCTTGCGGACAATGTGCGACAGTATGTCCATGTAACGCAATGATGGAAAACCACATGGTGGGCGAAGCTGGTTATATGTCAGATACTGAACCAGGTACTTTAGCAGACATGATTGACTTGACTAAAAAAGCAGAACCAGGTTACGGTCCGCTATTTGCTATTTCTGACTCAGAAGCAGCAATGCGCGAAGAACGTATTGAGAAAACGAAAACAGTATGTACATACTGTGGTGTGGGATGCTCATTCGACGTTTGGACAAAAGACCGTGAAATCCTTAAAGTTCAACCGCAGCACGATTCGCCAGCAAATCGCATTTCAAGCTGTGTGAAAGGTAAGTTCGGTTGGGATTACGTCAACTCAGAAGAACGTTTGACAAAACCATTAGTACGTAAAGGCGACGAGTTCGTAGAAGTTGAATGGGAAGAAGCATTGAATGTAATCAGTGAAAACTTCTTGCGTATCAAAGAAGAACAAGGTGCTGATGCATTATCATTCATCGCTTCATCTAAAGGTACTATTGAAGAATCTTACCTAATGCAGAAATTATCAAGACAACTTGGTACAAATAACGTCGACAACTGTTCACGTTATTGCCAAGCACCTGCGACAAAAGGTTTATTCCGTACAGTAGGCCACGGCGGCGACTCAGGTTCAGCGGATGATTTAATGATTGCGAAAATGGTTGTTTTAGTAGGTACAAATACAGCTGAAGCACACCCTGTTATCGCATCTAAAATCAAACGCGGACACAAACTTTACGGCAACAAATTACATGTCTTCGACATTCGTAAGCATGAAATGGCAGAACGTGCCGACAAATTCTATCAACCTAAACCAGGTACTGACTTAGTTTGGATGGCAGCTGTCACAAAATACATCATCGATAATGACCTTCAAGATCAAGCATTCATCGATGAATGGGTAGACAATTTCGATGAATACTACAAATCATTAGCACCATTCACAATGGAATTTGCGGAAGAAGCAACAGGTATTCCTAAAGAAGACTTGATTCATTTCGCACATGAAATGGTAGATTCTGAAAGTGTAAGTATTGCATGGGCTATGGGTGTTACACAACAAGACATCGGTAGTGATACAAGTACTGCAATTTCAAACTTATTGCTTGCGACAGGCAACTACAGAAGACCAGGTACAGGTGCATATCCGTTACGCGGACACAACAACGTACAAGGCTGCAGTGACGCAGGCAGTATGCCGGATAAATTCCCTGGCTACCAAGATGTGACAGATGATGAAATCCGTGCGAAATTCGAAAAAGCATGGGGCGTTGAAATTCCAGCACATGTCGGACGCGACAACCATCAAATGATGGACGGAATTCATAAAGGTGAAATCGACGCAATGTACATCTACGGTGAAGATACTGGTATCGTAGATTCAAACATTAACTATGTACAAGCAGCACTTGAAAAAGTCGGCTTCTTAGTTGTTCAAGATGCTTTCTTAACACAAACTGCACGCTTTGCGAACGTAGTATTGCCGGCAGCGCCGTCACTTGAAAAAGATGGTACTTTCGCTAATACAGAACGTCGTATCCAACGCTTATACAAAGCAATTGAACCGCTTGGCGATTCTAAACCTGACTGGGAAATCATTCAATTGATCGCAAACAAAGTCGGCTTAGATTGGAACTATACACATCCAAGCGAAATCATGGATGAAATGGCAAGCTTGACACCATTATTCGCAGGTGTAAACTATGAACGTTTAGAAGGCTACAAGTCATTACAATGGCCAGTACATGAAGACGGTACAGACGAACCGACATTGTACTTGAACGGATTCAACTTCCCTAACAAACGTGCGAAGTTCTATCCATTAACATTCGATAACTTCTTCAAACAAGATGAAGAGTACGATATCCATGTGAACAACGGACGTATCTTAGAGCACTTCCACGAAGGCAACATGACTTATCAAGTGCCTGGTATTAAATACAAAGTGCCGAATGTCTATGTAGAAATTTCACCTGAATTAGCGGAAGACCGCGGTATTCATGAAGGTGCTGAAGTCAAATTGATTTCTTCTACAGGAGAAATTCAATTAGTCGTTCACGTTACAGATCGCGTAAAAGGCAAAGAAATTTATATTCCTATGAATAACAATGCGGATGAAGATGGTACTGCAGGTGCAGTGAACATGTTAACAAACAGTGATGTGGATAAAGACACAGATACACCATCTTACAAACGTACATCTGCACGTATGGAAGTTATTACAAGAAGAGGCAAATCACCATTGAACCCTGCTAACTTCCGTGTAGATACAAAACGCAACCCGCAATATAGTGTTCAAGTTCAGAAAAAATGGGAACGTCCAGACTACGTGTTCCCAGGAAATCAGGTGAGACACGATGGCTGA
- a CDS encoding DUF1641 domain-containing protein — translation MAENIRKIRRMEVSHEEQKAKDINEVTDAIAENKDVILKAIRLVKVLDDAKILDAGIGAVEKRGVITKKITNELNKEHYTGLLNNLAPLVFMLGKVDVAGTEEMLEKLNKGLKNANQASPNQRTSIGSLVGLLKDDEANRSITYFLNILKGMSR, via the coding sequence ATGGCTGAAAATATTAGAAAAATTAGACGTATGGAAGTTTCGCACGAAGAGCAAAAAGCAAAAGACATCAATGAAGTGACGGATGCAATTGCGGAAAATAAAGATGTTATTTTAAAAGCAATTCGTTTAGTTAAAGTCTTAGATGACGCAAAAATCTTAGACGCTGGTATTGGCGCAGTCGAAAAACGCGGTGTCATCACTAAGAAAATCACAAATGAATTGAATAAAGAGCACTATACAGGTCTTTTAAACAACTTAGCACCGCTTGTATTTATGCTTGGCAAAGTTGACGTTGCAGGCACAGAAGAAATGTTGGAGAAATTAAATAAAGGACTTAAAAATGCGAATCAAGCAAGTCCGAACCAACGTACGTCAATCGGCAGCTTAGTCGGTTTATTGAAAGATGATGAAGCAAACAGAAGTATTACTTACTTCTTAAATATTTTAAAAGGAATGTCTCGTTAA
- a CDS encoding N-acetylglucosaminidase, with protein MNRAVRNRIFKLFVGLILVIFIILLIVNETGLFHKDRNYTFDEAVQLQTQKGVLNTKEDKGRFVNASDEDVAQAMKIKNQHQNISYMDISEEVPMDEAEVNQMLKGKGVLENKGDAFLKAQEKYDVNVIYLVSHALIETGHGRSELAKGIDYKGKTYYNFYGIGAFDEDAMKHGHSYAKKQKWTSPENAIMGGARFVRKEFFDRYQISLYQMRWNPAHPGQHQYASDIGWDQNIAGMMEHYYQKYGIKKDDVRKNFYK; from the coding sequence ATGAATCGAGCAGTACGAAACCGTATTTTCAAGTTGTTCGTCGGTTTGATTTTAGTCATATTTATTATTTTATTAATTGTTAATGAAACCGGCTTATTCCATAAAGACCGCAATTATACGTTTGATGAAGCGGTACAACTTCAAACACAAAAAGGTGTATTGAATACTAAAGAAGACAAAGGACGTTTTGTGAATGCATCTGATGAAGATGTTGCACAAGCCATGAAGATCAAAAATCAGCACCAGAATATCAGTTATATGGATATCTCTGAAGAGGTGCCGATGGATGAAGCAGAAGTCAATCAAATGTTAAAAGGCAAAGGTGTACTTGAAAATAAAGGTGATGCCTTTTTAAAAGCACAAGAAAAATATGATGTGAATGTAATTTACCTTGTGAGTCACGCTTTGATAGAAACCGGACATGGCCGTTCAGAACTTGCAAAAGGTATCGACTATAAAGGCAAGACGTATTATAACTTTTACGGTATCGGTGCTTTTGATGAAGATGCGATGAAGCATGGACACAGCTATGCGAAAAAACAAAAGTGGACTTCACCTGAAAATGCTATTATGGGCGGTGCGCGTTTTGTACGCAAAGAATTCTTCGATCGCTATCAAATTTCTTTATATCAAATGCGCTGGAATCCAGCACATCCTGGTCAGCATCAATACGCCAGCGATATCGGATGGGACCAAAATATTGCAGGGATGATGGAGCATTATTATCAAAAATACGGCATCAAAAAAGACGATGTACGCAAAAATTTCTATAAATAA
- a CDS encoding FAD-dependent monooxygenase — MKIAIVGGGIGGLTAAALLHEQDHEVHVFEQQEEIKEVGAGIGIGGNVLEKLGNHDMAKGIKNAGQVIKEMEILDDKGHTLNKAVMKKGTVNLTLARQTLIEIIASYVPDSVIHTGTKIINLVQNSSKVTLTTEQGEAHHFDLCIAADGLHSIIRQQVNPKAKVNYQGYTCFRGLVEDISLTQQHTAKEYWGAKGRVGIVPLLNNKAYWFIAVNAKQGDPKFKDFTKPYIQAYYNHYPNEVRRILDQQSETGIIRHDIYDLTPMQSFVYGRTLLLGDAAHATTPNMGQGAGQAMEDAIVLTNCLSKYDFREALSRYDALRVKHTGKVIKRSRSIGKKAQYQNGLMIGLRNFVLKRIPSKLISNQAKFLYKTKAE; from the coding sequence ATGAAAATAGCTATTGTCGGCGGCGGCATTGGCGGATTAACCGCAGCTGCCTTGTTGCATGAACAAGATCATGAAGTTCATGTATTCGAACAACAAGAGGAAATCAAAGAAGTGGGTGCCGGAATCGGTATCGGCGGCAATGTTTTAGAAAAATTAGGCAACCATGATATGGCAAAAGGGATTAAAAATGCAGGACAAGTTATCAAAGAGATGGAAATCTTAGATGATAAAGGACATACATTGAATAAAGCTGTGATGAAAAAAGGGACAGTCAATTTAACTTTGGCGAGACAAACATTAATTGAGATTATCGCTTCTTATGTACCGGATTCTGTGATTCATACAGGTACTAAAATTATCAACTTAGTACAAAACAGTTCGAAAGTTACATTGACAACTGAGCAGGGCGAAGCACATCATTTTGATTTATGTATTGCGGCAGATGGTCTGCATTCTATAATTCGCCAGCAAGTGAATCCGAAAGCAAAAGTGAATTATCAAGGTTACACATGCTTCAGAGGATTAGTAGAAGATATCAGCCTGACACAGCAACACACCGCAAAAGAATATTGGGGTGCTAAAGGCAGAGTAGGGATTGTCCCATTATTAAACAATAAAGCCTATTGGTTCATCGCAGTGAATGCGAAACAAGGCGATCCTAAATTCAAAGATTTCACTAAGCCTTATATCCAAGCTTATTATAATCATTATCCGAATGAAGTACGCCGCATCTTAGACCAGCAAAGCGAAACAGGTATTATCCGTCATGATATTTATGACTTAACACCGATGCAGTCATTTGTGTACGGACGCACATTGCTTTTAGGCGATGCTGCACATGCGACAACACCGAATATGGGTCAAGGTGCAGGACAAGCTATGGAAGATGCAATTGTATTAACGAACTGCTTAAGCAAATACGACTTCAGAGAAGCATTGTCGCGTTATGATGCATTGCGTGTCAAACACACTGGAAAAGTAATCAAACGTTCACGCAGTATCGGTAAAAAAGCACAGTACCAAAACGGATTGATGATCGGTTTGCGCAATTTTGTCTTAAAACGTATTCCGTCTAAGCTTATTTCTAACCAAGCAAAATTCTTATACAAAACTAAAGCTGAATAA
- a CDS encoding 2-hydroxyacid dehydrogenase family protein, translating to MVKVYIAGPIPQVGLDILKENNIEVDMYDGPGVVDQETLKNGVKDADALISILSTNVDKDVIEAGENLKVIANYGAGFNNVDIDFAKSKGIYVTNTPKVSTRSTAELTFALVLAVARRIPEGDQLSRTKGFDGWAPLFFRGREVSGKTIGIVGLGAIGSAVAKRAKAFDMDVLYTGPHRKEDKERELGVKYADFDTLLENSDFVTINAAYNDNLHHMFDTEQFKQMKPTAYLVNASRGPIVNEQALADALKDKVIEGAALDVYEFEPKITEDLKSLDNVVITPHIGNATFEARDGMAKIVANNTVDVLKENKAPKFVVNDVE from the coding sequence ATGGTTAAGGTCTATATTGCAGGACCCATCCCTCAAGTAGGGTTAGATATCCTAAAAGAAAACAATATTGAGGTAGATATGTATGACGGTCCCGGTGTCGTGGACCAAGAAACATTGAAAAACGGTGTAAAAGATGCAGATGCATTAATCAGTATCTTATCTACAAACGTAGACAAAGATGTGATTGAAGCAGGAGAAAATCTGAAAGTCATCGCAAACTACGGCGCTGGCTTCAACAACGTAGATATCGATTTTGCAAAATCAAAAGGTATCTATGTTACAAATACACCAAAAGTTTCAACACGTTCTACTGCAGAACTTACTTTCGCATTAGTCCTTGCAGTAGCACGCCGCATTCCTGAAGGCGATCAACTTTCACGTACAAAAGGCTTTGACGGTTGGGCACCTCTATTCTTCAGAGGCAGAGAAGTTTCAGGCAAAACAATCGGTATCGTAGGTTTAGGTGCAATCGGTTCAGCAGTCGCAAAACGTGCCAAAGCTTTCGATATGGATGTTCTCTACACTGGTCCTCACCGCAAAGAAGATAAAGAACGTGAATTAGGTGTGAAATATGCTGACTTTGATACACTCTTAGAAAACTCTGATTTTGTAACAATCAACGCAGCATATAACGATAACTTGCATCATATGTTCGACACAGAACAATTCAAACAAATGAAACCGACTGCTTATTTAGTCAATGCTTCACGCGGACCTATCGTTAACGAACAAGCACTTGCTGATGCATTGAAAGATAAAGTTATTGAAGGTGCAGCATTAGACGTTTACGAATTCGAACCAAAAATCACAGAAGACTTGAAATCACTAGATAATGTGGTTATCACACCGCATATCGGCAACGCAACTTTTGAAGCACGTGACGGCATGGCAAAAATTGTTGCGAATAACACAGTTGACGTCTTAAAAGAAAACAAAGCACCTAAATTCGTCGTTAATGATGTAGAATAA
- a CDS encoding multidrug efflux SMR transporter, whose amino-acid sequence MAWFFLFIAGCFEIAGVILLNELNRTGKKFYIVLLGIAFIFSFSILSLAMKSIPMGTAYAIWTGIGTGGGAIISMIFYNESKNFWRILCIGLIVVSSVGLKLIS is encoded by the coding sequence ATGGCTTGGTTTTTCTTATTTATCGCCGGTTGTTTCGAAATAGCAGGCGTTATCTTATTAAACGAATTAAATCGTACCGGTAAAAAATTCTATATCGTCTTATTAGGTATTGCGTTTATCTTCAGCTTCAGTATCTTATCTCTTGCGATGAAATCTATACCGATGGGCACAGCTTATGCTATATGGACAGGTATCGGTACCGGCGGCGGTGCGATTATCAGTATGATTTTCTACAATGAATCTAAAAACTTCTGGCGCATTCTTTGTATCGGTTTAATTGTTGTCTCTTCTGTCGGATTAAAATTAATTTCATAA
- a CDS encoding multidrug efflux SMR transporter: protein MRWFKVILAGLVEIIWVNCIKNADSVLSWGVTFIMIAISFALVINACKSLPVGTAYAIFVGIGTVGTIIIDMVFYGDPFSFTKLFFIVLLLIGIIGLKLSTDDTESEGSQ from the coding sequence ATGCGCTGGTTCAAAGTTATCTTGGCAGGTCTTGTTGAAATCATTTGGGTCAATTGTATTAAAAATGCGGATTCTGTCTTAAGCTGGGGCGTCACATTCATTATGATTGCTATTAGTTTCGCGCTCGTCATCAATGCCTGCAAATCCTTACCTGTCGGAACGGCTTATGCCATCTTCGTCGGTATCGGAACTGTCGGTACAATTATTATCGATATGGTCTTTTACGGAGATCCTTTCAGTTTTACCAAACTCTTCTTTATAGTATTACTGCTGATTGGTATTATCGGACTGAAACTCTCCACAGATGACACAGAAAGCGAGGGTTCACAATAA
- a CDS encoding DUF4870 domain-containing protein translates to MKDETTELHHDTTEKYQQFPTPDARTFACLIYVLSFFTTVVGPLIIWLLKGQESEFINQTAKNYFNYFISYIIWSFVSLLLMFVLIGFVIAPIIALLSFIFSIIAAVKAYNGEDYVIPLTIRFIK, encoded by the coding sequence ATGAAAGACGAAACAACAGAGCTGCACCATGACACTACAGAAAAGTATCAACAGTTTCCCACACCCGATGCACGTACATTCGCATGCTTGATTTATGTCCTCAGTTTCTTTACAACCGTTGTCGGACCGCTTATTATTTGGTTGTTAAAAGGTCAAGAATCTGAGTTTATTAATCAAACGGCTAAAAATTACTTCAATTATTTTATTTCTTATATAATATGGTCTTTTGTTTCTCTATTATTGATGTTCGTTTTGATAGGATTTGTGATTGCGCCGATTATCGCACTATTGAGTTTTATTTTCTCAATTATCGCAGCCGTGAAAGCATATAATGGAGAAGATTATGTCATTCCATTGACTATCCGCTTCATCAAATAA
- a CDS encoding NAD/NADP-dependent octopine/nopaline dehydrogenase family protein, which produces MKIAIVGSGNGAVTAAVDMTSQGHDVKLYCRNASIEKFDKAIEQGGFHFNNEGEESFVNFTQVSDDIEEVIEGAEIIQMIIPSTFIEYYARIMAPFVKDEQIIFFNMAAAMGSARFINVLEDEYIDVRPHFAEANTLTYGTRVDFEEGIVDLSLNVRKVYFTSYYQEYLSDDFEKVEKVYPQIIKEENLWKTNLENGNPEVHPGPTLLNVGRIDYSGDFSLYKEGITKHTVRLLHAVELERLSLGRRLGFELQTAKEARIQRGYLERKHEDEPLNRLFNESPVFSQIPGPNHVKNRYLTEDIAFGLVLWSSLGRELGVETPNIDAIIVIASTILERDFFDEGLTIDELGRDKVGLD; this is translated from the coding sequence ATGAAAATTGCTATTGTAGGATCAGGTAACGGGGCTGTTACTGCAGCGGTAGATATGACAAGCCAAGGACACGACGTTAAGTTGTATTGCCGCAACGCATCCATTGAAAAGTTCGATAAAGCTATTGAGCAGGGCGGCTTTCATTTTAATAATGAAGGGGAAGAAAGCTTTGTCAACTTTACGCAAGTCAGTGATGATATCGAAGAAGTAATCGAAGGGGCAGAAATTATTCAAATGATTATCCCTTCAACGTTCATCGAATATTATGCACGTATTATGGCGCCGTTTGTGAAAGATGAGCAGATTATCTTCTTCAATATGGCCGCAGCCATGGGCTCAGCACGTTTTATTAATGTATTGGAAGATGAATACATTGATGTACGCCCGCACTTCGCAGAAGCGAATACTTTAACTTATGGTACACGTGTTGATTTTGAAGAAGGTATTGTCGACTTATCATTAAATGTACGAAAAGTCTACTTCACATCTTATTATCAAGAATACTTAAGCGATGACTTTGAAAAAGTAGAAAAAGTTTATCCGCAAATCATCAAAGAAGAAAACTTATGGAAAACCAATTTAGAAAACGGCAACCCAGAAGTACATCCCGGCCCTACACTCTTAAATGTGGGACGTATTGATTATTCTGGCGATTTCTCTTTATATAAAGAAGGGATTACAAAACATACCGTACGTCTATTGCATGCGGTTGAATTAGAACGTTTATCTTTAGGCAGACGTTTAGGTTTTGAATTGCAGACGGCTAAAGAAGCACGTATTCAACGCGGTTATTTAGAAAGAAAACACGAAGATGAGCCATTGAACCGTCTGTTTAACGAAAGTCCTGTCTTTTCTCAAATTCCAGGACCGAATCACGTGAAAAACCGTTATTTAACTGAAGATATTGCTTTCGGATTGGTATTATGGTCAAGTTTAGGTCGTGAACTAGGGGTAGAAACACCTAATATTGACGCGATTATTGTGATTGCTTCAACAATCTTAGAACGTGATTTCTTTGATGAAGGTTTAACGATTGATGAGTTAGGCAGAGATAAAGTTGGATTAGATTAA